From the genome of Zalophus californianus isolate mZalCal1 chromosome 6, mZalCal1.pri.v2, whole genome shotgun sequence, one region includes:
- the MYEF2 gene encoding myelin expression factor 2 isoform X1 produces the protein MADADKPEVLGAAGDDSPHQQPVEQPGEPRREPHPPEPEKQPPQHSSSSNGVKMENDESVKEDKSELKEKSSGNKKANRFHPYSKDKNSGTGEKKGPNRNRVFISNIPYDMKWQAIKDLMREKVGEVTYVELFKDAEGKSRGCGVVEFKDEEFVKKALETMNKYDLSGRPLNIKEDPDGENARRALQRTGGSFPGGHVPDMGSGLMNLPPSILNNPNIPPEVISNLQAGRLGSTIFVANLDFKVGWKKLKEVFSIAGTVKRADIKEDKDGKSRGMGTVTFEQAIEAVQAISMFNGQFLFDRPMHVKMDDKSVPHEDYRSHDSKTPQLPRGLGGIGMGLGPGGQPISASQLNIGGVMGNLGPSGMGMDGPGFGGMNRIGGGIGFGGLEAMNSMGGFGGVGRMGELYRGAMTSSMERDFGRGDIGINRSFGDSFGRLGSAMIAGRIGASNMGPVGSGISGGMGGMNNVTGGMGMGLDRMSSSFDRMGPGIGAILERSIDMDRGFLSGPMGSGIRDRIGSKGNQIFVRNLPFDLTWQKLKEKFSQCGHVMFAEIKMENGKSKGCGTVRFDSPESAEKACRIMNGIKISGREIDVRLDRNA, from the exons ATGGCGGACGCCGACAAGCCCGAGGTGCTCGGGGCCGCTGGCGACGACAGTCCGCATCAGCAGCCCGTGGAGCAGCCGGGCGAGCCGCGGCGAGAACCGCACCCGCCGGAGCCGGAGAAGCAGCCGCCGCAGCACAGCAGCAGCTCCAATGGCGTTAAAAT GGAGAATGATGAATCAGTCAAAGAAGATAAatctgaattaaaagaaaaatcttcaggaAATAAGAAGGCCAATAGATTTCATCCTTACTCAAAAGACAAGAATTCAGGCACTGGAGAAAAGAAGGGTCCAAATCGAAACAGAGTTTTCATTAGCAACATCCCATATGACATGAAATGGCAAGCTATTAAAGATCTAATGAGAGAAAAAG TTGGTGAGGTTACATACGTGGAGCTCTTTAAGGATGCGGAAGGAAAATCAAGG GGTTGtgg tgtGGTTGAATTCAAAGATGAAGAGTTTGTAAAGAAAGCACTAGAAACTATGAACAAATATGATCTTAGTGGAAGACCCCTGAATATTAAAGAG GATCCTGATGGAGAAAATGCTCGTAGGGCATTGCAACGAACAGGAGGATCATTTCCAGGAGGACATGTACCCGATATGGGATCGGGGTTGATGAATTTACCACCTTCCATTCTCAATAATCCAAACATTCCTCCTGAGGTTATCAGTAATTTGCAGGCTGGTAGACTTGGTTCCACAATTTTTGTTGCTAAT CTTGACTTCAAAGTTGGTTGGAAGAAGCTAAAGGAGGTGTTCAGCATAGCTGGAACTGTAAAGCGGGCAGATATTAAAGAAGACAAAGATGGCAAGAGCAGAGGAATGGGCACAGTCACTTTTGAACAAGCAATTGAAGCAGTTCAAGCAATTT CTATGTTCAATGGGCAGTTTTTGTTTGATAGACCTATGCATGTGAAAATG GATGACAAGTCTGTCCCTCATGAAGACTACCGTTCACATGATAGTAAAACACCACAGTTACCAC GCGGTCTTGGAGGCATTGGAATGGGACTTGGTCCAGGCGGACAGCCTATTAGTGCCAGCCAGTTGAACATAGGTGGTGTAATGGGAAATTTAGGTCCAAGTG GTATGGGAATGGATGGTCCAGGTTTTGGAGGAATGAATAGAATTGGAGGAG GAATTGGGTTTGGTGGTCTGGAAGCAATGAATAGCATGGGAGGATTTGGAGGAGTTGGCCGAATGGGAG AGCTGTACCGTGGTGCAATGACTAGTAGCATGGAGAGAGATTTTGGACGTGGTGATATTGGAATAAATCGAAGCTTTGGAGATTCCTTTGGTAGACTTG GCAGTGCAATGATTGCAGGAAGAATAGGAGCTTCTAACATGGGTCCAGTAGGATCTGGAATAA GTGGTGGCATGGGTGGCATGAACAATGTGACTGGAGGAATGGGGATGGGATTGGACCGGATGAGCTCCAGCTTTGATAGAATGGGACCAGGTATAGGAGCTATCCTGGAAAGGAGCATCGATATGGATCGAGGATTTCTATCTGGTCCCATGGGAAGCGGAATAAGAGACAGAATAGGCTCCAAAGGCAACCAGATATTTGTCAGAAAT CTGCCTTTTGACTTGACTTGGCAGAAACTAAAAGAGAAATTCAGTCAGTGTG gtcATGTAATGTTTGCcgaaataaaaatggagaatggAAAGTCAAAAGGCTGTGGAACGGTCAGATTTGACTCCCCAGAATCAGCTGAAAAAGCCTGCAGAATAATGAATGGCATAAAAATCAGTGGCAGAGAAATCGATGTTCGCTTGGATCGTAATGCATAA
- the MYEF2 gene encoding myelin expression factor 2 isoform X7 codes for MADADKPEVLGAAGDDSPHQQPVEQPGEPRREPHPPEPEKQPPQHSSSSNGVKMENDESVKEDKSELKEKSSGNKKANRFHPYSKDKNSGTGEKKGPNRNRVFISNIPYDMKWQAIKDLMREKVGEVTYVELFKDAEGKSRGCGVVEFKDEEFVKKALETMNKYDLSGRPLNIKEDPDGENARRALQRTGGSFPGGHVPDMGSGLMNLPPSILNNPNIPPEVISNLQAGRLGSTIFVANLDFKVGWKKLKEVFSIAGTVKRADIKEDKDGKSRGMGTVTFEQAIEAVQAISMFNGQFLFDRPMHVKMDDKSVPHEDYRSHDSKTPQLPRGLGGIGMGLGPGGQPISASQLNIGGVMGNLGPSGMGMDGPGFGGMNRIGGGIGFGGLEAMNSMGGFGGVGRMGELYRGAMTSSMERDFGRGDIGINRSFGDSFGRLGSAMIAGRIGASNMGPVGSGISGGMGGMNNVTGGMGMGLDRMSSSFDRMGPGIGAILERSIDMDRGFLSGPMGSGIRDRIGSKGNQIFVRNVM; via the exons ATGGCGGACGCCGACAAGCCCGAGGTGCTCGGGGCCGCTGGCGACGACAGTCCGCATCAGCAGCCCGTGGAGCAGCCGGGCGAGCCGCGGCGAGAACCGCACCCGCCGGAGCCGGAGAAGCAGCCGCCGCAGCACAGCAGCAGCTCCAATGGCGTTAAAAT GGAGAATGATGAATCAGTCAAAGAAGATAAatctgaattaaaagaaaaatcttcaggaAATAAGAAGGCCAATAGATTTCATCCTTACTCAAAAGACAAGAATTCAGGCACTGGAGAAAAGAAGGGTCCAAATCGAAACAGAGTTTTCATTAGCAACATCCCATATGACATGAAATGGCAAGCTATTAAAGATCTAATGAGAGAAAAAG TTGGTGAGGTTACATACGTGGAGCTCTTTAAGGATGCGGAAGGAAAATCAAGG GGTTGtgg tgtGGTTGAATTCAAAGATGAAGAGTTTGTAAAGAAAGCACTAGAAACTATGAACAAATATGATCTTAGTGGAAGACCCCTGAATATTAAAGAG GATCCTGATGGAGAAAATGCTCGTAGGGCATTGCAACGAACAGGAGGATCATTTCCAGGAGGACATGTACCCGATATGGGATCGGGGTTGATGAATTTACCACCTTCCATTCTCAATAATCCAAACATTCCTCCTGAGGTTATCAGTAATTTGCAGGCTGGTAGACTTGGTTCCACAATTTTTGTTGCTAAT CTTGACTTCAAAGTTGGTTGGAAGAAGCTAAAGGAGGTGTTCAGCATAGCTGGAACTGTAAAGCGGGCAGATATTAAAGAAGACAAAGATGGCAAGAGCAGAGGAATGGGCACAGTCACTTTTGAACAAGCAATTGAAGCAGTTCAAGCAATTT CTATGTTCAATGGGCAGTTTTTGTTTGATAGACCTATGCATGTGAAAATG GATGACAAGTCTGTCCCTCATGAAGACTACCGTTCACATGATAGTAAAACACCACAGTTACCAC GCGGTCTTGGAGGCATTGGAATGGGACTTGGTCCAGGCGGACAGCCTATTAGTGCCAGCCAGTTGAACATAGGTGGTGTAATGGGAAATTTAGGTCCAAGTG GTATGGGAATGGATGGTCCAGGTTTTGGAGGAATGAATAGAATTGGAGGAG GAATTGGGTTTGGTGGTCTGGAAGCAATGAATAGCATGGGAGGATTTGGAGGAGTTGGCCGAATGGGAG AGCTGTACCGTGGTGCAATGACTAGTAGCATGGAGAGAGATTTTGGACGTGGTGATATTGGAATAAATCGAAGCTTTGGAGATTCCTTTGGTAGACTTG GCAGTGCAATGATTGCAGGAAGAATAGGAGCTTCTAACATGGGTCCAGTAGGATCTGGAATAA GTGGTGGCATGGGTGGCATGAACAATGTGACTGGAGGAATGGGGATGGGATTGGACCGGATGAGCTCCAGCTTTGATAGAATGGGACCAGGTATAGGAGCTATCCTGGAAAGGAGCATCGATATGGATCGAGGATTTCTATCTGGTCCCATGGGAAGCGGAATAAGAGACAGAATAGGCTCCAAAGGCAACCAGATATTTGTCAGAAAT gtcATGTAA